In Defluviitalea raffinosedens, the following proteins share a genomic window:
- a CDS encoding VRR-NUC domain-containing protein, translated as MSERSIVTKVLRYLKTVPGCFCWKEHGGMYGTAGIPDIIACVNGRFIAFEIKTPSGKTTKLQEATIRKILNAGGVAAVVHSVDEVKAIMEKHGLL; from the coding sequence ATGTCTGAAAGAAGTATTGTGACTAAAGTACTGCGGTACTTAAAGACAGTACCGGGGTGTTTCTGTTGGAAGGAACATGGTGGTATGTACGGGACAGCGGGGATACCAGACATTATTGCCTGTGTAAATGGGCGGTTTATAGCTTTTGAAATAAAAACCCCATCGGGAAAGACAACAAAACTACAGGAAGCAACTATAAGGAAAATCCTCAATGCCGGAGGAGTGGCAGCGGTTGTCCATTCGGTAGATGAGGTGAAGGCTATTATGGAAAAGCATGGCCTTCTATAA